In Natator depressus isolate rNatDep1 chromosome 22, rNatDep2.hap1, whole genome shotgun sequence, the following proteins share a genomic window:
- the SNX19 gene encoding sorting nexin-19 isoform X2: MENQRMLKTQEPCASLGSGLSKLVGNRKLMVLGALLAWLLVVHLLVNIWLLCLLSGLLAVLGGWLGSQAIISTRTRLHLERFVLLESCPQSPEAERQLDEEIDRMIQKIIRDFVSSWYRTVSSEQGFEDEVRKAMTGLALELKRRMALVDKQALTHKILLLCGCHLQSYMKARESTEAARSPAGPAQLAHQLWRAYGELSAPHPAVQSPAMEVNYARSIVDLLLRVLVPKPHLETRTGRFVVVELVTCNVLLPMIKKMSDPDWINLLLIGIFSKMGSKGVRKGKGEEPLLAASPCQPAVPNSLPLKVVAPSPRPSELPSYDVVDSLECNPQEGEEGKDLSSGEPGADVDGRKAGSTPVRYPQPDTLGSLFLCEDSELESPMSDLGKDSDSVVLLSTEEFLTDTFQDSFAGLEGPDGLDQEDGVGAKDGYLEESTASSSETSVLPSALGQCPDIQIDPAVEKEESLASVTVLLADPEKPFSRRPSFLENPAKSPLDPSQPPLPLYSSHTFSFEPLSSPDSPVVIQNLRITGTITAREHSGTGFHPYTLYTVKYETALESENANSLQQVAYHTVNRRYREFLNLQTRLEEKPELRKFVKNVKGPKKLFPDLPFGNMDSDKVEARKSLLESFLKQLCSIPEIANSEQVQEFLALNTDARIAFVKKPFVVSRIDKIVLNAIVDTLKTAFPRSEPQSPTEELSEAEVDGKSQTDGKKANKPRLRFPSSKIAPVLSVAEAHERILYGLREASTVSDPLSLAGMESFIQKQEKLLEATSSEAPETEGTGPTHVPQQPVSQKDDPGSETPLADTALDLLHLLMVDRWSWLCTENMQKVLHLLFGSLIQSLSR; encoded by the exons ATGGAAAACCAGAGGATGCTAAAGACACAGGAGCCCTGCGCTAGCCTCGGCAGCGGACTGAGCAAGCTGGTAGGGAACAGGAAGCTGATGGTTTTGGGGGCCCTGTTAGCCTGGTTATTAGTCGTCCACTTGCTGGTTAACATCTGGCTGCTTTGCCTCCTCTCTGGCTTGCTGGCGGTGTTGGGGGGATGGCTGGGTTCCCAGGCCATCATCAGCACCCGCACCCGGCTCCACTTGGAACGGTTCGTCCTGCTGGAGAGCTGCCCACAGAGCCCCGAGGCGGAGAGGCAGCTGGACGAGGAGATTGACCGCATGATCCAGAAGATCATCCGGGACTTTGTGTCCTCGTGGTACCGGACAGTTAGCAGCGAGCAGGGCTTCGAGGACGAGGTGAGGAAGGCCATGACAGGCCTGGCCCTAGAGCTCAAAAGGAGGATGGCACTGGTGGACAAGCAAGCCTTGACCCATAAGATTCTCTTGCTTTGTGGTTGCCACCTGCAAAGCTACATGAAAGCAAGGGAGAGCACGGAGGCTGCAAGGAGCCCGGCGGGACCGGCTCAGCTGGCACACCAGCTCTGGCGAGCGTACGGTGAGCTTTCTGCCCCGCACCCAGCcgtccagagcccagccatggaaGTGAACTACGCCCGGAGCATTGTGGACCTGTTGCTCCGGGTGCTGGTGCCCAAGCCTCACCTGGAAACTAGGACTGGGCGCTTCGTGGTGGTGGAGCTGGTCACCTGCAATGTTCTTCTGCCTATGATCAAGAAGATGTCTGATCCTGACTGGATCAACCTGTTACTAATTGGGATTTTCTCCAAGATGGGCAGCAAAGGGGtgagaaagggaaagggggaggagccTCTTTTggccgcctccccctgccagcccgcAGTGCCGAATTCTTTGCCACTGAAAGTTGTGGCACCATCTCCAAGGCCTTCGGAGCTCCCCAGTTACGATGTGGTGGACAGTCTGGAGTGCAACCCTcaagagggggaagaggggaaggacCTGTCGAGCGGGGAGCCTGGTGCTGATGTTGATGGTAGGAAAGCAGGGAGCACGCCCGTGCGTTACCCCCAGCCAGATACTCTGGGCTCCCTCTTCCTGTGTGAGGACTCAGAGCTGGAATCCCCTATGTCTGACCTCGGCAAGGACTCGGATTCTGTGGTGCTCTTGTCCACAGAGGAATTCCTCACTGACACGTTCCAGGATTCCTTTGCGGGGCTGGAGGGGCCGGACGGCCTGGACCAAGAGGACGGTGTGGGTGCCAAGGATGGGTACCTGGAGGAGAGCACTGCCTCTAGCTCTGAAACGAGCGTCCTCCCCTCTGCGCTGGGCCAGTGCCCCGACATACAAATCGACCCCGcagtggagaaggaggaaagCTTGGCATCTGTCACCGTCCTGCTGGCCGATCCAGAGAAGCCTTTCTCGAGGCGACCGTCCTTTCTGGAGAATCCAGCAAAGAGTCCCCTGGACCCCAGTCAGCCGCCTCTCCCACTCTACTCCTCCCATACCTTCAGCTTTGAGCCGCTCAGTAGCCCTGACAGCCCAGTTGTCATCCAGAACCTGCGGATAACTGGAACCATCACTGCCCGGGAGCACAGCGGGACTGGGTTCCATCCCTACACACTCTACACGGTCAAG TATGAGACAGCGCTGGAGAGTGAGAACGCCAACAGCCTCCAGCAGGTGGCGTACCACACCGTCAACCGGCGCTACCGCGAGTTCCTGAACCTGCAGACCAGGCTGGAGGAGAAACCTGAGCTGCGGAAATTCGTTAAAA ATGTCAAAGGTCCAAAGAAACTTTTCCCTGATCTTCCATTCGGAAACATGGATAGTGACAAGGTGGAAGCCAGAAAAAGTCTCCTGGAATCGTTCTTGAAG CAACTGTGCAGCATTCCCGAGATTGCCAATAGTGAGCAGGTGCAGGAGTTCCTCGCCCTGAACACGGACGCCAGGATCGCGTTTGTCAAGAAACCCTTTGTGGTCTCCAGAATAGACAAG ATTGTGCTCAATGCCATTGTGGACACTTTGAAGACGGCATTCCCCAGGTCGGAACCTCAGAGCCCAACGGAAGAGCTCAGCGAGGCAGAGGTGGATGGGAAATCCCAGACGGATGGGAAGAAGGCTAATAA GCCCAGGCTGAGGTTCCCGTCCAGTAAAATTGCTCCGGTGCTGAGCGTGGCCGAAGCACATGAGAGGATCCTGTACGGCCTGAGGGAGGCCAGCACT GTCTCTGATCCCTTGTCCCTGGCCGGAATGGAGTCCTTCATTCAGAAGCAGGAGAAGTTGCTGGAGGCGACGTCCAGCGAGGCCCCAGAAACCGAGGGGACAGGCCCCACGCATGTCCCGCAGCAGCCGGTGAGCCAGAAGGATGACCCTG GTTCTGAGACGCCCCTGGCAGACACGGCTCTGGACCTGCTGCATCTGCTGATGGTGGATCGCTGGAGCTGGCTCTGCACTGAGAACATGCAGAAGGTGCTGCACCTGCTCTTCGGGTCCCTGATCCAAAG